Within Vicia villosa cultivar HV-30 ecotype Madison, WI linkage group LG1, Vvil1.0, whole genome shotgun sequence, the genomic segment tttttccattCTACCTGATGTGAAGCTTAACTTAAGCACCCCATAATACCCAAGTCCCTATCAGTTTCTTCCATAAGTTTTAGCTTCTGCCTTATTGTTGTAAAGCTTGGTTTTTGTCTCTTGCTTCTACGAAGTGGTTGAGCCTTGGGTTGTGGATTCTGTTGTTCTTCCTAATTTGGTGTTTGATGGTTGCTCTTGTTGGTTGAATATGATGTTCACTGTCTAGAAAGGGGTTGAGTAGACGAAATTCCCTTtgtttgattttcaaaaacagaGTTACTTTACAGAAGCTTTATTggtgaaaattgttttgaaatgaaTTTACGCAATTGAAAGTTTTGAATGCAACGAATCAAACACCAAAAAGGATAGTGATAATGACAAAACGAAATGTGAATTAACCTTCTATCATTCAAATAAGGAATTTGAAGTATTACTATTAGATTGATCAACTTTTGCAATTTAGAATTACAACTTCACGGGTAAAAttagcaaaaagatcaaatgATAAACATAACTAGAAAATTTTATGTTATGATTCGATTCATGAGTCTACTCATGTAAGTATATTATAAAAAGCATTGAATCGGATTGCATATCCTGCATTGAGACAAGGCATGGATTCATGATCACACATCCCTTGACCAAATGAAAATTTGCAAAAAACACATACGAGTCGATTCATATGCAGTCTTGAATCGATTCATGAGTTCAAAATCAGTTGATTTGTTCTTGAGTCAACTCATGAGGAACTCAATTATATGATAAATTTAACTTAGACAAGATATCaaaatagaaattaaccaataaTACGCATATGCTGTTTCAGCTCTCAATATcggttttttttattatgttagaGTGTTGCGGAGATGCTAGAAGTAGTTCATAAGGGCCTAGAAGTTTGTTAATCACTTTAAGGAGCTATGTACTTTGGACGCTACCCCATTCCCCTACAAGCTTTTTTATTAGTCAATGTGAATACAACTTGTTTCTTATTGTTCTGTTTCACTCACATTATATTGTACAACCCAAGTTAGAAATAGTTAGTGCCCATGACTAGGTTTGATATAATCAGTTGTAAAAGACGTTTTTACTTATTTTTCTTAAGTGCCAAATACAGTTTTCTCGTAATAATCTCTTGCTCTTTCTTATAAACCATGTTTTCCAACTTTAGTTATATGCATTGTTATGCTCTTCCATTTGTTGGTACTAAAAGGAAAACTCCCTTATAACATGATCTCCTGATCAGTATTTGGAGCAACATCTCCTTCTTTTagttagattcattgaataattacaAGTGATGTCACTGATTTTCTGAAAGCTTTTAGTCAAGGTTGCAAAACGATAGCCAAcatttttcatattaaaatttaAGATTACTGTTTTAGAGTTTTCACAAAAACGTACTTTACTGAATTGAACATCTTCTTGCATCCTCTTTATACAATTACTTTTAATTGGAGGTTGTTTTGACATGGTTGATTGTCTGCCATAGCTTGCTCCCTGTGTCTAATAGGTTAAGTTTTGTCCATGCATTCGATCATTCTTTCTTGTGTTAAGATGGTTCATAAGTCAAAGAGTGATTCCGAAATTTTTAGTTTTGTCATCTTAATTGAATATTTAGATCATGAGTCTCAGAGTAGAACTTTAGTTGTCTTCCTTCTACAACAGAATGAAGCAATGCAATTACTAAACGTAATAATCTCTTGGGTTTGAATATGCAGGCATTATTTTACTCTGCTTTACGCTGTTCCCGTGAGATGCTGATAGTGAATGATACAACAAGTAATCTCGTGTCTGCAGTTAGTAATCGCCTTAGTGCACTCATGTTTCACATGAGAGAATATTATTGGGTTAACATGAAGAAGATTAATGAAATTTATCGGTACAAGACGGAAGAGTATTCTACTGATGCTGTCAACAAGTTTAACATCTATCCAGAGCAAATTCCCTCATGGCTTGTGGACTGGATATCTGAGGAAGGTGGATACTTCATTGGAAATCTGCAACCTGCTCACATGGACTTCAGATTTTTCACACTTGGGAACCTTTGGGCCATTGTCTCTTCTTTAGGTACAACAAGACAGAACGAGGGCATTTTGAATTTAATCGATGCCAAATGGGATGATATCATTGGTCAAATGCCTCTCAAGATATGTTATCCAGCGTTGGAGGGTGAAGAATGGCGTATAATTACTGGTTGTGACCCCAAGAACACGTAGGGCTCTTAAAATCTCGTCTTTTTTACGTTTTATTTCCAAAAGAGTAATGCTACAGCTGCAGCCCTTTCGATGATAACATTCACAAACTTTTCATGCATGTGTACCATTGAAATAAACAGTCATACAGTCAATGACCCAATAACCTGCCATGCATTTTTCTCATCAAAATGGTTTTGGCCGTTGCATTATTCTTGCTCAATTTATTCGTATGTTATATGCTCGCTTTCCTTCCATTGGAAGCTACTAGTACAATAATAACTTTGCGCAACTCATTGCAGCCCTTGGTCATATCACAATGGCGGATCTTGGCCAACACTTCTCTGGCAGGTGAGTTTGATATTTGTTTGGATAATATCATTCTTAAGATGATgatgattaatatttttttagtattttagtaTATCTTAGAGAAGTTGATCAAATATCTCTTTAATTGCTGGGACATCGGAAACATGACATCGACACTGACTCGTCGTAATCACAAATGTCGGTGTCGATTTCGGGCACTGACACAAACAcacttttttcagaggtgtcggaaAAAATTGAAACTTGAAAGTCTATTACTTTTATTTTCCCCTTTCATGCTCTCCTTTTCAATTATGCTTATTATGTCAATCCAAGAAACATTTTTTTCCTGATTTTGGTCAATTGAGTCTTTTATGATTATGCAAGAATAAGACCTTTTATCTTAATGAACTGACATGATGCCATTAAATTACAGTTCACTTTAGCATGCATCAAGATGGGCAGGTCTGAATTAGCACAGAAGGCAGTTGATTTAGCAGAAAAAAGACTTAGTGCGGACCAATGGCCAGAATATTACGATACTAGAAATGGAAAGTTTATTGGGAAGCAATCAAGGTTGATGCAGACATGGACAATTGCTGGTTTTCTTACCTCAAAGATGCTTCTAAAAAATCCAGAGAAAGCATCTTTGTTGTTTTGGGAAGAGGATTTTGAAATTCTTCAGAATTGTGTCTGCATGCTTAACAAAACTGGTAAAACAAAGTGTTCCCGTTTTGCAGCAAGATCTAAGACTCTTGTTTAATAATGACATGTCTTCTTCTTCTACAGTCTCTGTTGTTTAACAATAACAGTACTAGAGTTATTGCTACTACTACTGTTTGAACTCTCTTTCAACTTTCAAGGTGTTGTCACATATACAAAAGTGTTATTGTTGATACTATAGTACGATGATGGACTTCACTTTTCAGAATTTTATCTGTGTAACAGAGTTCTGTAACATCATTAACTATGTGGGGTTAACTCATTCCACGTAGATGCATGTTCCCCCactgtttattttttttactgtGACTGCATGTGCCATGTGGCTTCACTGTGTATCTGACTAGAACAATAGTCAAATTGTTTTTCTTGTTGAAATAAATAGTactgaaaatatttatttatttcaatttgaaGTCATGTATTATCCATAGATTAATTACTGAGATTATCTCTGATCTAGTCTCTTGATCAGTATGTTTCTTAGTTGTAACATCTCACAAGTTATACCatgaaacttttttttaaagCAAGGGGGCGCAGTGGGATCTGCTGGtatattaacaataaaaaatgtatataacaGGTGGACATAAAACCAAATCCCTTGTAATCACAAATCCTAATCCAAATCAATCAATCCGGCAACACTTACAATATTTAGCAAACTTGTGTACTGGTGCAAAATCGAATTGTAAAAGTAATATGGCACGCCACTTGCACAATTTAGGATGACAAATGAACTTGATCGCGAACACGTTAATGAATTCATACACCGACATTTCATTGAGATAATCCATCAATGAGAATGATCAGAACTAGTCGGCGCAAATACATTGGAGCAACGACTTGAATCACAACGAAATGCGAAAATCGCCATGACCCATAAATTATAAAACAGATTGTGGGTTAAAAACTTTGTAGCACCCACATTTTTTTTGTCGGACACATACACTTATGATTATGTACTGTTTactctttttaaaaaattattatcccTGTCGTGTTCGATATCTATGCTTTATAAGTTAGAAACAAAGTTACCGACACATTTGTAGTCACATAATCCAAACACTTTGAGAAAACCACCGGTTAAGACCGACCGTCATCTACAATGCATTTGGCGTCTACCATCAACCAGCTATCGCTTGACAGCCCCATAAGGAGTTAAAGGGTGGGGAAGCACACTCACCACCTGCGTGTTACTACATGAGGGAGAAAAGTTTGGATTGTTTTGTCAAGTTTTATCATGAAACTGTTGTAATATCTATTCCATGAATTTCACTTTTAACAAGATCAACAGTAGAACATATACTAGAAAGTGCCATCCAAAGTCACATAAAGAAGGTTTGAATTCAAAACATTAATAAGATAAATAAATGTGAAGACAAGAGAGATCAGAGAAAGATTGTGATTGATGATTGAAGGCAGACAGGGTACACAGAACTGGCAACCATCTATTAGTACTCAGTCTTACATAACTCAACAGTAGCTTTCTTTGCTATGTCAAGTTAACTTTGCAACAATTTTAGGCAAACAAAAGCATACAACCTTTCCTAGGTCCAAAAAGAACACCAAAACATgggaacaaacaacaacaaccttatccTTTTTTACATTACACATATTAATTAGTATTGCCACAAACTCAACTTTATGAATACTCATGACATGTTTGCTCTAAAAAGTTGAATTCTTGTGTCACCAAGCCTTAGAGAGTAAGTAGCTTTTTTGTAATCGGCCCAAGTAAATTGTCTGAAGAGTGAGGGCCTGTGTGGTGTAACCAAAACTGGTGGAGCAACAATCGAAGCATTTAGAGGTGGAGCCCCAAAATATGCCATTGACATTCTTGATTTGTATGAGTTTGTCATTGCCCTATGTCTCACGCTTACAAATCTTCCGTTTGTCATAACCTGTCATCACATTCACACAAAATACACCTACACAATATTAggccagatacattaattattcaataaatatttttcttatattaagaACCAGATGAAATAATTGGTGTGTCCCTCAAAAACATTATGATCTTATTAGAATAGCTAGCTAGCTTGCATATTTGTCTGAGATGATTATGAACAGAACATTTGAtattccaaaaattcaatctagCAGACATTAAGTCAATAATAATGCATGTCATTTCAACTGAATTCCTAGCAAGTTGAAATTTTTTTCCACTTTTTCATGCTAGTGTTGTTGATATATAGATACATAGAGGAGGCCCCTAGTTAGTGTGAGACCCTCCTTATCTTATGGTACAAGCAAAGTGAATCAAGAAAAGAATGTAGGGTTAACATGACTTAAAAAATACGCGTATATTTTTAGAATGCGTAAAACATATTCTCTCTGGtgttttatataagaaaaaatttactttttaaatattggataatatataatatattgatCAGATACATTTGTAAACGTATAGGAAAAATGAGATACCTCAAGGACATCGCCAACATTAACACAGAGAGCTGAGGGGTCAGGGTTGATAGGAATCCATAGACCATGTTGAAGAGAGATTTGAAGACCAGAAACGTCATTAGATCTAAGAATGGTCAAGATCTGAGGGTCAGAATGCTCCCCAAAGCCAACATTGTTGGAGTGTGACTTGTCCTTGTCCTTAACTAGTGTAGGTGGGTAGTGATTGAGCCTAAGAATAGAGTCACTATCAATATCCTTTATTAAACTGCTGAATACCTTTCTATCAGGGACCCCCAAACCTTCTGCCATTAACTCTAATATCTCACATGCCACCTCTTTCACTGCTTCTGTATATTCACTTACCCTATACCTATATCATAATCATCATACAAACAAATCGTAACGTCGTCAGGTATCGAACTCAAGACCAACAtcttatttaaaaatgaaatgacGCTATCAAGTATTGAACTCTGGATCAACATCATATACCAAAATGACGGTATTAATATTGAACTCTGGGACTAACACGATATACACAAACGGTGATGTATCAAATATTAAACTCTGAACCAACAACTTATACTCGTCTAATTCAAGCCGGTTGAATTATCTGTGGTCTAAGATTGAACTTTTGACCAACAGCTTAAACCGTCTAGCTCAACTGGTAAAGGATTGAACACCGGACTAATCGTTTATATTTATTTAGTTCAAATCTTCCTaagattaactaattaattaattagacgAAGATGAACATGCATGCTTCTTAGCTGGTGGTGACTAAGATAAAAGTAACAGAACTCAAGCTTTGTCAGTATAACTAGTACTCTATCTGCTTATGTTTTTGACTACTCACTGCatccatttttttttattaatttaattttcaccTTTTATTTACTCAATATGTCATGTTTCAAACCTTTGCAATATTCACATAATTTATGAATAGTATGGtccataacaaaaataatatatggtGTTAGTTTACATAGGGGAAACGTTGAAACTCTGAAACTTTACCTATTCTCTCTCTGTATTCTTTTCTGGTCAGATACAATACAACTCATAGGAAATGCGTAGAAATTTCAAAAGAAAACGTTAAAATTGTTCAATTCAATGAAATAAAATAGTCACGGGCAAAGGcatatatttatttatctatatGCTAGCCAATTAATATAACCTACTATAGCATGGTCCAAagtaaaaaaaagtttatatagagataaaaatatatgcatgatttcaaaagtgatttttatattaaattttttattcatttaatttttacataaatATAATCTAATTGATATTATtctcatttattaaataaaatcaattttatcagATACAAACATATTTGCAATTTACTTAAAAGAGATGTACAATAATAGTTACTATCCccgtttttaataataataattttttgaataatttaaaaaaataaaaaaaatataaactaaatttaaattttaaaatataaattttaaaaaaaattaaggagGACAAAATTGTGTTCTAAAGATCCTGAGTTCGAACTTAGTTCTACTCACGTTgcaatgttaaatttttttgaagGAAAAATTTGTCATCTTTTGTGATTCTTCGCAGTTTGATAAATTAGTCTCTGTAGTTGTGCGCAGAGAATACGCAATTTCTATCTAAAAATGATGGAAAAAATTGAGCtcttaagttattatcttcacaCTTTGATTTTAAAAACCAATGTAGTTTCAAATGAGGCCTTGTAAATAGGGAGAAAGTTGCTTATATACTTTCACATACTAGAGAAGAATAATGAAAAAACAGAaaacataatataataataagcTAGTTTTGATGAGATACCTGAAGTTAGAATGTGGATCATGAATGGAAATAGTTTTAGATATTTGAGCAATGGAGGAAGTGTTGGCATTAAGAAGAAGATACTCAACTTCACCAATATCTCCATTGACTCCAATATTCTTACAACCATAAGCAGGTGAAGCTAGTTTCTTTTCACTCATTGGTTTTGCAAAGAATCCAAAACCAGCTTCTTCCATTTTATCAATAGTTTCATCACTAATACCATGGTTTATCACTTTGAAGAAACCAAACTCTTCACTTGCTTTCACAATGAGTTTTATTACCTCACACCTTTCACCTTTTAGGTCTATTATTGGAATCACATCACTTGGTAAAATTGTTTCACTCCTATGAGGTTTTGGTGAAGCCAATACCATAGCTAATGTTAGAGTATAGAAAACTTTGAGAGATAGATATAAATGTATATATGTTTCTTTCTCTGAGTTAGAGTCTGAATAAGGGAAGAAGTTAGGGATGTATTTATAGAGAATAGGCATTAAAGTAATTTTAAAGTATTATATTAAGGGTTCGTCAATtggtgaatatatatatttttcctcCGTGGGAATCAGAATTGTTGATGAACTGATGATGAGGTAGATTTTAAGCGCGATATTACACGTGTCTAATTTCAAAACCGTCTTAATATTTTTACACGCGATATTTTTATAGTCCTGTTTAATTTCAAAACCGTTTGTCTTATGTAGATTAGTCGtagtttaattattataaatattttataagattCTATTTAATCATAAATTAACTTTGACAAATTTAAAACCCCGTGCGCTTTGCACACCAGCGAAGATGGTcgagttttcttttcaaaatctattttttattagTCATTGATTTATAAATTAGATAATTATGAGACTTGAATATtgaatttttcaataaaaatatatattataggatgataaaaaatttcttttctttttggtgATAATGGGGATTAGTGATTATGGTACTTTAAAAGAAGTACAAGTAGGAAAATTCTAAGTTAAGGACATTGACTTTGTATACTCTGTCAGGAAGATTCTTGCTTTTTTCACTTTAATTAGGATTGTTTAATATGTTTATTACTCCAATATCATGTCTTTCTTTGACacaaattttcttttttagacTAACTTTATTACCATCCTTTTGACTAATCACTTCACTTTCCCCTG encodes:
- the LOC131630666 gene encoding gibberellin 2-beta-dioxygenase 2-like gives rise to the protein MVLASPKPHRSETILPSDVIPIIDLKGERCEVIKLIVKASEEFGFFKVINHGISDETIDKMEEAGFGFFAKPMSEKKLASPAYGCKNIGVNGDIGEVEYLLLNANTSSIAQISKTISIHDPHSNFRYRVSEYTEAVKEVACEILELMAEGLGVPDRKVFSSLIKDIDSDSILRLNHYPPTLVKDKDKSHSNNVGFGEHSDPQILTILRSNDVSGLQISLQHGLWIPINPDPSALCVNVGDVLEVMTNGRFVSVRHRAMTNSYKSRMSMAYFGAPPLNASIVAPPVLVTPHRPSLFRQFTWADYKKATYSLRLGDTRIQLFRANMS